CCTCCCCAATGATTTTTAACAATTATAAACGTTATGTTCATTATCCTACAAATCTCCAACATTGATGATTGGCACACAATGTTTACCTGTTTAATATAGGTGATACAAACAGAAAAAGGTGATAACAATGAACCAACATTTATTAGGAAATCCAAAATTAACTGTAACCAATGTCAATGAAGTGAAAGCCGGTATTAATCACATCGTTGTCGACAGTGTTCAATATGGAAATCAAGAAATGATTATGGAAAAAGATGTCACTGTAAAAATGCGCGATGGCGAAAAATTATATATTAATATTTTCAGACCAAACAAAGATGGACAATTCCCTGTAGTCATGTCTGCAGATACTTACGGTAAAGATAATAAGCCTAAAATTACAAATATGGGTCCACTTTGGCCAACATTAGGTGCAATTCCAACATCTAGTTTTACACCTGAAGAGTCACCAGATTCAGGATTTTGGGTGCCAAATGATTATGTCGTAGTTAAAGTTGCATTACGCGGTAGTGATAAATCTAAGGGAGTCTTATCTCCTTGGTCAAAAAGAGAAGCGGAAGATTATTACGAAGTGATTGAATGGGCAGCAAAACAGCCATGGAGTAATGGAAATATCGGAACAAATGGTGTTTCTTATCTTGCGGTGACTCAATGGTGGGTCGCATCATTAAATCCACCACATTTAAAAGCAATGATTCCTTGGGAAGGATTAAATGATATGTATAGAGAAGTAGCCTTTCACGGGGGTATTCCGGATACTGGCTTTTATCGTTTCTGGATACAAGGTATTTTTGCGAGATGGACAGATAATCCAAATATCGAAGACATGATTCAAGCACAACAAGAGCACCCATTGTTCGATGATTTTTGGAAACAGCGTCAAGTGCCATTATCACAAATTAAAACACCTCTACTAACATGTGCGAGTTGGTCTACACAAGGTTTGCACAACCGTGGCTCTTTTGAAGGATTTAAACAAGCTGCATTAGAAGAAAAATGGCTATATGTTCACGGACGTAAAGAGTGGGAAAGCTACTACGCTAGAGAAAATCTCGAACGCCAAAAAGCATTCTTTGATTTTTACCTTAAAGAGGAAAATAATGATTGGAAAGATACACCTCATGTCATTTACGAAGTTAGAGATCAATTTTATAAAGGCGAATTCAAATCAGCATCAGCGTTCCCTTTACCTAACACAGAATATACACCACTGTATTTTAATGCTGAAAATCACACATTGAATCATGCAAAGATTAGTAGCGTGCATGTCGCACAATATGACTCTTTGGATAAACAACAAGATGTTCGTTTTAAATATACGTTTGACAAAGATACTGAGTTAGTTGGAAACATGAACTTAAAACTATGGGTACGTACTACAGACTCAGACGATATGGATGTATTTGCAGGTATTAAAAAGTTAGATCGTCGTGGTAATGAAGTTAACTTCCCTGATTTTAATCATATTGAAAATGGTCAAGTTGCCACTGGTTGGTTGCGTGTATCTCATCGTGAATTAGATCAAGAAAAATCCACAATTGTGCAACCTTGGCATACACATGAAACAGAATTAAAGTTGTCACAAGATGAGATTGTACCTGTTGAAATCGAATTGTTACCTTCAGGAACGTTATTTAAACAAGGTGAAACATTAGAAGTTGTTGTAAAAGGTAGTGAAATTGTAATGGGTAATAGTACCCCTGGAATGAAAACACGTTATGAGCACGAAGAAACTGTAAATAAAGGCATGCACATGATTTATACTGGTGGTAAATATGATTCACAATTAATCATTCCTGTCATTAATTGATATGCAGCGATTACGGTCGCTTTTGATTAAAAGTGACATAGTGAAAGTATTGTATAACAAGAGAAGACCACACGCTTGGAATCTCAAACCAAGGTGTGGCCTTTTTTATTATTGATGGCTATTTAATTTTATAAATCTTGTCACAAAGCTTACTACAAGCAATGTTAGACCAGTAAGTAAAGCCATAGTTGCTATATTACTTTCATTGCTTACGCCTGTTTTTGGCAATTCTTTCAATTGTTGCTTATGTATAGACTTGCCCTTGCTATCCCAATGATTACTTTGTTGTTTAGCTATTTGTTTATTACTTTTTGTGTGAGTATCATTTGCTTTAACACTTGGATTTACAGCACCATTATTCGATGTTACTTTGGCGTTTTTCAACTGATTAATAACATTTGGATCTTTCGTGCCATCTATTAAATTATCTGGATGTTTTAGTAAATGTCTGCAGTCCGATACTATTTTAGAACCATTTGCCTTTACCGCATTATTCTGCACCTCATTATCATCTTTCAACTGCTTGATAACATCTGGATCTTTCGTGCCATCTATTAAATTATCAAGTTTTTTCACACGTGCTATGTCACTAACTGGCCCAGGATAATTTGCATCCGGTTGTCTAACTGGTATTAAATTGCTGTTTTCATTCACACCTTCAGGCTTGTTATTTTCAGCGTTCGCATTATCCGTAAAAATCAACACTGATAAAATTGCAACAAATAAACTTATAACTTTTTTCATCATATCCACCTTCTTCAGACCATCATTCTATTTCGTATAATTTTATTATATAATTGTTATCAATTCAATATTTTTCACTTCACAAAACTAAACAACATGTCATTAACTTATCTCGTTAAGTTAAGAATTCTATTTTCTACCAAAGAAATTCTGAATACTTTTTTGAAATTCAATTTGCAAAACTATTTCTTTTTAAACATGTCCATCATTTAACACTGATAAAATTGCAACGATAATACCTTTACTTCTATTACGCTAACCCAATAGGCATAAAAATAAAAACCCCTAATGGATAACTACATTGTTATCTACTAGAGGTTTCTAACCTATACTATTTTATAACACTATCGTATTTTCTTTTTCATGAATCATTTCAATAATGACATTGTCTTCATTCATTACTGCTACTTTAGGTGCATGGTTTTTAATTTCTTCTTCATTCAACTGTGCATAAGTCATGATTATGACTACATCGCCTACTTCAACAAGTCTTGATGCTGCACCGTTCAAACAAATTTTACCACTACCTCTTTCACCAGCTATTACGTATGTTTCAAAACGTGCACCATTATTATTATTCACGATGGCTACTTTTTCATTTGGCAAGATGTCTACCGCTTCCAATATATCTGAATCAATCGTAATGCTACCTACATAATTTAAATTTGACTCAGTCACTCTTGCTCTATGAATTTTAGCGTTCATCATTGTTCTTATCACTTTATTCAGCTCCAATTATTATATTATCTATTAAACGCGCTTTTGAAAATTTAACAGCTAACGAGATAAAAATGCGTCCAGTTATTTCGTGTTGTTCTACTAATTGAGGATAACTATAAACAGCAACTTCTTCAATGCGTCCACTTATATGTGATTCAAGATATTGAGTAACCCTGTCTATAATTACTTTACTTTGACGTTCACCGTCTTGATACAATGCTTGTGCTAATAGCAAACTTTTACTTAAATGTACCGCTTCTTGTCGTTCTTTCTCCGTTAAATAAACATTTCTCGAACTTTTCGCCAAACCATCTGCTTCTCGAACGATATCAATACCAATAATTTCAACGGCATGATTGAAGTCTTTTACCATTTGCTCGACAATAGCCAATTGCTGGGCGTCTTTTTTACCAAAATAAGCATAATCCGGCATAACAATATTAAATAGCTTATTAACTACTGTTACCACACCATCAAAATGCCCTGGACGCTTTGCACCTTCTAACACATCAGCTAATGGACCTACTTTGACATCAATACCTAAATCACCTGGATACATATCTTCTACTGTAGGATGAAAGACAATATCCGCACCTACTTCTGATACTAATTCCAAATCTTTATCAATTTGCCTCGGATAAGCATCGAAATCTTCGTTTGGACCAAATTGTAATGGGTTAACAAATACACTCACCACTGTAATATCATTTGTACTAACTGATTCACGTACCATCGTTAAATGTCCATCATGTAAAGCCCCCATTGTTGGGATAAAACCAATCGTTGTGCCTGAGCGTTTGGCTACTTTAACAATGTGTTGCATCTCTTTTACCGTAGTAATCAGCTTAGTCATTGTTATTAACCTCATTCATAATTTTCTTTTTATACGTATATTCTTCTGATGGAAATGCACCAGATTTAACTTCTTGATCGTATTGTTTTAAACCATCCACACCAACACTAAAATCAGCAAATTGCTTCACAAATTTCGCTTTATGTTCAACACCATAATTTAACATATCGTGATAAACCAATACTTGACCATCTGTTCCTTTTCCTGCACCAATACCAATGACCGGAATTGTTAAATGCTTGCTAATTTCTTCTGCTAAATCATTTGGAATTGCTTCAAGTACTAACGCAACTGCACCAGCTTGTTCTACATTTTTCGCATCTAAAATAAGTTGCTCCGCTGCTTCTTTCGTTGCACCTTGTAATTTATACCCCATAACGCCAACACTTTGAGGTGTTAATCCTAAATGTGCAACTACAGGAATACCAATTGCCGTTGCTTTTTCAATAAATGGTGTAATATGCGCTCCTTCTGCTTTAATCGCATTTGCATTTGTCTCTTGATAAAGTCTTAATGCATTATTTAAATCTTGAGTCATAGAGATGCCTACTGCACCAATGGGCATATCAACAACTACAAATGTATTTGGTGCGCCTCTTCTTACTGCACGACCGTGATGAATCATATCTGCTAACGTCACTTGTACGGTACTTTCATAACCTAATACAGTCATACCAAGCGAATCACCAACAAGAATCATATCAATACCCGCTGCTTCCACTTGTTTAGCACTTGGAAAATCATAAGCTGTTACCATAGAAATTTTAGTTTGCTTTTGTTTCATATCTATTAATTGACTTACTGTTTTCAATGTTATTCAACCTCTTTTTGCAGTATTATTAGAAATAGTATAATGAATCTTTTATAGAAAGGAAAGAAGAAGATGCTATCAGTTGCGATTATCGGCCCTGGCGCAGTCGGTACAACTATTGCTTACGAATTACAACAATCATTGCCTCATACAACGCTTATCGGGAGACACGCCAAAACAATAACATATTATACTGTACCACATGCACCGGCACAAGACATTACTGTGATGGGGTATGATGATATAACAAATGTATTCGATGTGATTATTATAGCTGTAAAAACACATCAACTAACTGAAGTTATTCCTCATTTAACTCATCTTGCACATGAGGATACACTTATCATTTTAGCTCAAAATGGTTATGGTCAACTCGAACATATTCCATTTAAAAACGTATGCCAAGCAGTTGTCTATATAAGTGGTCAAAAGAAAGGCAATGTTGTTACGCACTTCAGAGATTATCAATTACGTATACAAGATAATGCATTAACACGACAATTTAGAGATTTGATCCAAGACAGTCAAATCGACATTGTATTAGAAGCAAATATTCAACAAGCCATTTGGTATAAATTGTTAGTTAACTTGGGCATTAATTCTATCACAGCACTAGGCAGGCAGACTGTCGCAATTATGCATAACCCTGAAATACGTATGTTATGTAGACAATTACTTGAAGATGGTTGTCGGGTTGCACAGGCTGAAGGTCTAGACTTTTCAGAGCAAACCGTTGATACCATTATGTCAATATATCAAGGTTATCCAGACGAAATGGGTACGAGCATGTATTATGATATTATGCATCACCAGCCTCTTGAAATTGAAGCAATTCAAGGATTTATTTATCGCCGTGCACGAGCACATCAACTCGACACCCCGTACTTAGACACCATTTACAGCTTTTTAAAAGCATATCAACAACAATTTTAAATATACGCACATACTAAAGACCTTAACGCCATATTTAAAACATATCGTTCTAAATATCGTTAAGGTCTTCTTATGATATAGAATTATTCGGCTTCTCTAATTTCTTCTGCCACATCTTTGTAATCAATTTTCGTTTTAACAAATGTCTCATTATTTACTGGGAAATGTTGTTGAAATGTTTCAAAGTTTTGAATTTCAATGATGACATCCTCCACTTCAAAGTCAAGCACGTGTCCACCATAACTTCTTTCATCATCCGCAAAATGAATATGGAAACCAGAAGATCCTACACCATGAAATAATTCTGGTGTAAAAAATCCAACAACAGTACCACGAATATTTTGCCTTGTTTCTTCCGGCTGTCTACGCGCTGAATCAATCAAACGTGTGTATGGTGGTTGCTGTGCAGGCATCATTCGTACATGCATATGTTTAAAGGTGCCATAAATTTTTACTGCTGAAAATAAATTTTCACTTAACATTTCATTTTTAATTTGTGTAAACACATCTTCTTGGGACAGTTGTTGCAATGAAAAAGTTTTACTTGCTTTAAAATTAGTAATTGATGCATACGGTACTTTCTCATCACCAGTTAACTCTATAAATTGTTTGTGTTCATTAGCATGATATGCCTTTCCATCTAAAAAGATTACTTCTCCATCAGAACCAGTTAACGTTGCAATTCCTAAATTCCCATGTTCCAATAGTTCATTAATTGTCGCAGTTCCCTCTAGTAGACCAGCCATTAATGTGCCTAATGTGCCATGTTGATACAAGACATTTGTCATTCGAAAACCATCTCCCATATAGTATTACTAGTCGTCATGCTCTAAAATGTACCTCATGTATTATCCCTATCCTATAAAGTCAATTACATCTCGATATTTTGCTTCGAGTCATTAATTTTTTATGAGTCATGATACTTTATTCATTTATTATTTTACGCCAAAAGTATTCTCTCTATCAATGACTGTACAAAAAATGAACCTATCAATGTAACAGATTACTGCAACTTTGATAGATTCACTTATCCCTAACATATCTATTTTAAAGAATAAAAATGTATTAGTCTTCTAATAAATATTTAATTGAATCGAAAGTATCTTCTAATGTTTTAACTGATTTGTCGAATAATGCTTGTTCTTCAGCACTTAATGGCATTTCATAAATTTTAACTGCGCCATGTTGGTTAACTAATGTTGGTACGCCTAGGTAAACGCCTTTGTGACCACCATATTGACCATCTAATTGTATAGAAACATTTAAGACATTATTTTCATTATTTAAAATAGCTTTTGAAATGCGCATCAATGCTAATGCAATACCATAGTATGTTGAACCTTTAGCTTGGATAATTTCGTAAGCTGCGTCACGTGTATTTACATAAATTTCTTCCGCTTTAGCTTCACTACCTGTTTGTTCTTTTAACGTGTCATATACTGAAATACCTGCAACATTTGCTTGTGACCAAACAGCAAGTTCTGTATCGCCATGTTCACCAATAATACTTGCGTCAACACTTGAAGGTGCAACACCAAGTTCTTGGCTAATTAAATATTGTAAACGCGCACTATCCAATACAGTACCTGAACCGATAACACGCTCTGCTGGTAATCCAGTATATTCTTTTACAAATCTTGTTAAAATGTCAACAGGATTTGCCGCGATTAAGAAGTAACCATCGAAACCACTATCCATTACACTTTTAACAATACTTTTCATAATCTTTGTATTCTTTTCAACTAATTGCAAACGTGTTTCACCTGGTTTTTGAGGTGCTCCAGCAGTAATAACTACTAGATCTGCGTCTTTACAGTCTTCGTATTCACCTGCTTTCACATCAACTGGCGAAGGACTGTGGACTGTACCATGGTTTAAATCTTGAACATCTGCTTTTACTTTGTCTTTTGCAATGTCAATAATTACAAATTCATCAGCAACACCTTGCGTAACCATTGCAAAGGCATAGCTTGATCCTACAGATCCATCTCCGATTAATACAACCTTTTTACCAAATGTTTTCATAATTATGTCTCCTAACCTAATTGAATTTATTTTACACGTGACTACACGTAAAAATATCTATACTGAAATTAAAGATTAACAATTTTATTTTATTATAATATTATGCTACTAAATTACAAACATAAAACTGAGATGTAAGCGGAGTCAATTTACACTCTAACGCCAATAAATATTGATATTTCAAGGTTTTGCACGTGATTTGAAATTTGTGACAATTTTTAGCATCCGAAAGTTGCGTTATGTCGCTATATATAAGCATTTTCAAACTATTCTACTTACTAATTTTTTTAATCCAAAAAGTATGGTTTATCGACTTAAATTGCATATCAAGTTATATCCATACAACTTTTTATCCTCATCATATGTCAAAAATATTTTCACGGTCAAAGAATTCCTTTTTCTTTCATTTATATACTTTATCTACCTCTTAATTTAACGCTATTACTACTGCAATTTTAAAATTTCTCATATAATGTACAAAATTGTTAGAAAATTAGCAAAAAGTAGTACTTATTCATATAATTTCTGCTATAATCAATTTTATCATTTAAAAAATCTATGGGCGTTATCAAAGCAAGTCATTAATCTGTAACATAAAGTTGTGATTTTTCAGAATTTTTAGACAAAATATTAATTATTTGTGCTATGATATAACATATTAAAAAACACCGTATAGAATTGTTTATGAATGTTTGGGAGGTAAGTTTATGGGAAGTTTTTTCAATAAAATAGCACGAAAAGAGGATCCGACCATCTATCAAAATAAAGACGGTCATTTAAAGCGTACTTTACGCGTACGTGATTTCTTAGCCTTAGGTGTGGGCACGATTGTATCAACATCTATCTTTACACTACCTGGTATTGTCGCTGCAGAGCACGCAGGTCCAGCCGTTGCATTATCATTTTTACTTGCGGCTATAGTAGCTGGTTTAGTTGCATTTACTTATGCTGAAATGGCAGCCGCTATGCCATTTGCGGGTTCAGCGTATTCTTGGGTTAACGTGTTATTTGGGGAGTTTTTCGGTTGGGTTGCCGGTTGGGCTTTATTAGCTGAATACTTTATAGCCGTTGCCTTTGTAGCTTCTGGATTTTCAGCGAATTTAAGAGGACTGGTGAAACCAATAGGTATTGAGTTACCAGCAGCTTTATCAAATCCATTCGGTACAAATGGTGGCTTTATCGATGTTATTGCAGCTATCGTTATTTTATTGACTGCACTGTTACTATCACGCGGTATGTCGGAAGCAGCACGTATGGAAAATATTTTAGTTATTTTAAAAGTATTAGCTATTATTTTATTTGTTATCGTAGGTCTAACAGCTATTAATGCAAGCAACTATGTTCCATTTATTCCAGAACATAAGGTTACTGCTACAGGTGACTTTGGTGGTTGGCAAGGTATTTATGCTGGTGTTTCAATGATTTTCTTAGCGTATATTGGTTTCGATTCTATCGCTGCGAACTCAGCAGAGGCACTTAATCCACAAAAGACTATGCCTAGAGGTATTCTTGGCTCATTAGGTATTGCTATTGTATTATTTATTGCGGTTGCACTTGTGTTAGTAGGTATGTTCCATTACTCACAATACGCAAACAATGCTGAGCCTGTTGGTTGGGCATTACGTCAAAGTGGACATGGTATTATAGCTGCTATTGTTCAAGCAATCTCTGTAATCGGTATGTTTACAGCGTTAATTGGTATGATGTTAGCTGGCTCACGCTTATTATATTCATTTGGTCGTGATGGCTTATTACCTTCATGGTTAAGCCATTTAAATGACAAACATTTACCAAACCGTGCACTTGTTGTATTAACAATTATTGGCGTTTTAATTGGGTCAATGTTCCCATTCGCTTTCTTAGCACAATTAATTTCAGCAGGTACATTAGTCGCATTTATGTTTGTATCATTAGCAATGTACCGTTTAAGAAAACGTGAAGGTAAAGATTTACCAATTCCTGCATTTAAATTACCTTTATACCCTGTATTACCAGCCGTAACATTTGTCTTAGTATTGCTTGTATTCTGGGGCTTAGGTTTTGAAGCAAAATTATATACATTAATCTGGTTTATTGTTGGTATCATTCTATATTTAAGTTATGGATATAGACACTCTAAGAAAAATGATGTAGCAGAATATCACCCGCCAAAATAAAACAAAATAAAAAATCATTTCCCATCTAAACAACACATTGAGATGTGGAAATGATTTTTTTATTTTAAATTGAGATAATCACTATTACCAACCTTGTCCTGAGATATCATATTGCTCTAAATCCCCTTTGTCTAAAGCAGTCAGTGCAGCTTCTAAAGTATCCAATGCTGTATCTAATTGCTCATAAGTTATAACAAGTGGTGGTTGAAATCGCAATACATTTCCAGCTACAGCAATAATGACTACACCGTGTTCAAAGCAATAATTACAAATTTTAAGTGCTGCACTGGCATCGCGTGTTTTGAGTATTTTGTCAGAAACGATATCAATTCCTATTGTAAGACCTTTGCCTCTAACATCCCCAACACTATTGAATTGAGTTATCCATCGATCCATTCGTTTTCTTACATATGTTCCTTTATCAGTACTAGCTTGAAGTAATGATTGATCTTCAATCATCTTAATAGTTGCTAAAGCAGCTTCACAGCTTACTGGATTGGCACCTGTTGTAAATAAATGTGCAGGCGCTTCTAAACAGTTCATAATCTCTTTGCGTCCAACAATTGCTGACATAGGCATACCACCAGCTAAAGACTTTCCAAATGTAATTAAATCTGGCGTAAAGTTAAAGTGTGATACAGAACTCCATGTGCCTGTTCGTCCAAAACCTTGTTGAATATCATCTACTGCGATTAAAATACCATTCTCACGACAAATCTGTTCTAACGCTTCGAAATAACCTGGAACTGGCTCTAAAAGTCCGCCATCACCTTGTATCGTTTCAATAACAATACATGCAACTTCTTCAACAGGTACATATTTCGCAAACATTTCTTTTAACGGTGCTAAATATTCTTCTACAGTATTGGCTTTTGGCTGTTCATACATACCACGATAACTATCAGGAAATGGGATATGATAAAAACCATTCAAGAGTGGCCCATAATGTTTACGCATATTTAAACTAATCGCTGACATAGACAATGCACCAAAGGTTGAACCATGATATGCATTCGTAAAGCTAATAATATATGGACGTCCAGTATATGCTCTAGCGAATTTAATGACACCATCATTTGCATCTGATCCAGTTAAACCAAATGTTACTCTTTTTTCAAAATCTCCTGGTGCAATCTCACAAAGTTTTTTAGCTAAACGTACTAATGGTTCATGATACATATATGCTGGTGTATAGTGTATAAATTTATCTACCTGTGCTTTTATCGCATCTGTCACTTCTTTAGGTGCATGACCTACATTTTGAGAACTCGCGCTAGACAACAAATCAATATACGTTTTCCCCTCAACATCAACCAAAGTTGCACCATACCCATGATCAATAACTAATGGGTAATACTTAATACGTCCAGATTTCGCAAAATAATGCTCGTCCTCTTGAATTAATTGATGTATTTTACTCATCTTACATTCCCTCCCAATGACAGTACTTACTCGTAGAACCAACTATCTAAACTTGATTATAAAATTCGACTAAGAATTACATTTAAATACTGTCATGCCATTTTGAATACTATCCAATATACTAATAAATTTCAGATTTGTAAATATATTCTGATAATTGTGAATTTTATAATCATAATTGCAGATTTGGATATCAACTATTTAATTAGGGAATACAATGAATATATTTCAATTTTACTTATCGAGGTGATGTGCATGCGTTTAAAAGTATTGCTTCATTTTACAGCTGCGATAGTCATTTCAGTCGTTTTGTTATGGATGACTATGTTATTTGATAAATTAAATGCTCAAACGCATTTAGAAGATTTATTACTAAATTTAGATTTTTTGATTGCACCTGAAAACACACCATTTATCTTGGAATTGATATGTCACTTAATAATCGGCATTGTTATCTATATCATTTTTGTGCTGCTATTTCATTTCTTTAAAAGACTTTATTATTGGAGCTATGTACTGTTATTTTTCATCTTTATCACTTTATATCCTTTCTTAATTTTCATTGCACAGCGTCCAATGTTCCAATTTAATGGTGTTGAATTTATTGGATGGATAATCTCACATATCTGTTTTATGTTACTAATGATGTTTAGTATATCCAGAATAAAATAATATTTTTAATTAAACTGACAATTATTTTTCACATTTTATACACTTTTCAAGGTTTATGACTTGAGAAATGTTCTCATTTTTATCATACTGGAGGTGTATTGAAAAGTTAAGGAGTGGAAAGTATGAATAAAGAGCAATTAGAAAAAATGAAAACTGGAAAAGGCTTTATTGCCGCATTAGACCAAAGTGGTGGTAGTACACCAAAAGCACTTAAAGAATACGGTGTAAACGAAGATCAATATAGCAATGAAGACGAAATGTTCCAACTTGTTCACGATATGCGTACACGTGTGGTAACTTCACCTTCATTCTCACCTGATAAAATTTTAGGTGCTATTCTTTTCGAACAAACAATGGATCGCGAAGTAGAAGGCAAATATACTGCTGATTACTTAGCTGATAAAGGTGTTGTTCCGTTCTTAAAAGTAGACAAAGGTCTTGCTGAAGAGCAAAATGGTGTTCAATTAATGAAACCAATCGACAACTTAGACAGTTTATTAGACCGTGCAAACGAACGTCACATTTTTGGTACAAAAATGCGTTCTAACATTTTAGAATTAAATGAGCAAGGTATCAAAGACGTTGTTGAACAACAATTTGAAGTTGCTAAACAAATTATTGCTAAAGGTTTAGTT
This is a stretch of genomic DNA from Staphylococcus roterodami. It encodes these proteins:
- a CDS encoding aspartate aminotransferase family protein gives rise to the protein MSKIHQLIQEDEHYFAKSGRIKYYPLVIDHGYGATLVDVEGKTYIDLLSSASSQNVGHAPKEVTDAIKAQVDKFIHYTPAYMYHEPLVRLAKKLCEIAPGDFEKRVTFGLTGSDANDGVIKFARAYTGRPYIISFTNAYHGSTFGALSMSAISLNMRKHYGPLLNGFYHIPFPDSYRGMYEQPKANTVEEYLAPLKEMFAKYVPVEEVACIVIETIQGDGGLLEPVPGYFEALEQICRENGILIAVDDIQQGFGRTGTWSSVSHFNFTPDLITFGKSLAGGMPMSAIVGRKEIMNCLEAPAHLFTTGANPVSCEAALATIKMIEDQSLLQASTDKGTYVRKRMDRWITQFNSVGDVRGKGLTIGIDIVSDKILKTRDASAALKICNYCFEHGVVIIAVAGNVLRFQPPLVITYEQLDTALDTLEAALTALDKGDLEQYDISGQGW
- a CDS encoding fructose bisphosphate aldolase, translating into MNKEQLEKMKTGKGFIAALDQSGGSTPKALKEYGVNEDQYSNEDEMFQLVHDMRTRVVTSPSFSPDKILGAILFEQTMDREVEGKYTADYLADKGVVPFLKVDKGLAEEQNGVQLMKPIDNLDSLLDRANERHIFGTKMRSNILELNEQGIKDVVEQQFEVAKQIIAKGLVPIIEPEVNINAKDKAEIEKVLKAELKKGLDSLNADQLVMLKLTIPTEPNLYKELAEHPNVVRVVVLSGGYSREKANELLKDNDELIASFSRALASDLRADQSKEEFDKALGDAVESIYDASVNKN